One Procambarus clarkii isolate CNS0578487 chromosome 47, FALCON_Pclarkii_2.0, whole genome shotgun sequence genomic window, TGTAAAGTTGTTAACACTGATGTCCATATCTTCCAGCTCTTTATTAAATTTCTCCCAAAGGTCATACCTGTGGAGGTACCATAAAATAAGGGATCTCATTGTGCCTTAATGCAGTATAAAGCATAATTTTTTAATTGGTCAGTAATGCTTATATTACTGGCAACATGAAACTTATAATACCAACAGCTAAATTAAAATTTTTATGATGCCGATTATAACAAATTTAACAGTaaagtggaaaaaaaaaaagctgaAGCACCAGTTTTCATAAAGGTTTGAATAACATCCAATGTGAACAACTAGCAAGAGGTACAGTATAGTATCAAGTTTCAGCCCCTGTAAAAAATATATAAGGAACATTTCCAGAAAGAATCAAAAGGTATTAGAATACAGTGCAAATTAATTTGCACTATATCTAGGTACTGAAGAGCAAGAGAAGTCAAGAAAACAGACAATATTAACATTTTAGTGTTATGACGACGCTAAAAAATGAGTCATTCGAGTCATCAAAAGTCATCAGAGTCACGAGTCATCAAAATGAGTCAGTCTTCAACAGTAAACAAACACAAACGTATCGTCACTCAAAATTACCGAAAATCACTTTTTCCATGCAGTGTGGGAAGAGCTTATCAGGGAACTAAAGTATCAGAGAACTGTCCAGAGATTGAGTTGTGTTCCAGAAAATACTTATGGAGAAGGATTACTATGagttatgggaagggaaagctccatACCAGCTAATAGGAATCGGAAGCTGTCTGTTCCAGTACTCTTCTGTGCGTGTTTAAAAAAATCATATGTAGGGCAGAAAACAACATATTCCTTTTCACTTATACAGTAATAAACCCATGGATTTGCCTACCTACCAAAGCTGTAAATATCAAGACACattactggcttcctgtccctgttgAGGCCACTAAGAGATGGTGGTCTGGTAAATTCAGAGGAACATTCATGTATCCCCTCccacaaaaaaattaaaatttatttGCCAAGTGCCTACTGTCAGATCTTTCTCCAATAGAATATTTTTCTCTTTCGGTGGcagtacaaaaaaaaaattatgggaTATCCAATCAACTCAAATAACTGGTCATCAATTTCCGTCTTCCAACAGCTGTCAACCCGAATTGCACTTTAAAATTGTCACTGTGTGACCTGTGATCATTTATGATCTAGTTGCTACTTTACAAAATAATGGATCCCATGCAATCCTCTTTGCCCCTTCACACACAAGCAAACTGCTTCCATAAATTTTACAACAAATAACATCTAGTTTTTAATACAGTACTAGAGTACAGTACTCAAATATTTTTCATGTATGGAATCTCACCTGAATGTTGTCATGTAAAAGTTGATAAGTTTTGCAGCAAAGCGTGAGAATTGATTATCAATGCAGATGCCATAGTATCCACCAGCCTGAGAAACCTCTTCGTATTCTGTCGATTTCTTCCACGAGTATGGGTGGACAATTTCACCTTTGGGGTTTCGTACAGCCACACCAGCCATTCCATCACCACCTTTCAACACCTGTATCAGATTTAAACATGAAAATTTTTCTTAAAAACTAATACGTTACATAGCAAGTGCAACATTGGTATGGTTCAATAGCTTACATGGAAAGCTTCTTCCCCTACACTGGACACCAAAGTGAAGATTAAAATCTTTTGTATATCCGTAAAATAGAATGCgtgtccaaggttggaggctaGACACCTCGTGCATGAAGCTTTGCATGGGGAATTGCAACTGTATGGGGAGTGTCATAGGGAAAGTCAGGGTTGATCCCCCAATATTCTTCTTTAAGAAGGAATGGTTCCTATTCTAAATCCCAGCAATTATGAAATTTGAAATGATGGGTCTTGTTCCCACCCCCCAAGTTATGATGATAATTTTTCCAACTGGGAGAGAGATGTGGGCATTGCTGGGTACATATCCATATAAAATAAAGATTCCAATGTGAAAAAGGAAAAAAACTTTTCAGAAACATTAATTGCACAGAAAAGGGAATACAAGTCAATTTAGTATGCATGGTATTTGCATAGCATTTTATATGGTAACAATAGTGCAGCAAGAAACTACATGCACATGGAATCTACAGTAAAATATTTGAATGCAGAAAGCTATAGAAAGCAAAAAGATGTTCAAAATGGAGGAGAATTCAACCAAATAAACAAAATTGAATGTAGTTCTATACTGGTCAATTCAATCTTTGGTCTAATTCTTTTTGTAATATTCATCGATGAACTACATAGATGACAAACATGAATCACATCCAATTTGCAGCAGTCACAAAACTATGgtaaaataaaaatgataaaaaggcCTTGCAAACGTTTTTCTAACATTGAAATTTGTATAGGCCTTATATGTATGGCTTGTGGTGACTTCATTACCCCCTATAACATGGCAGAGATCAGGGAAAATGGCAGAGCAGCTGGTGGGAGACAACCAACCTGGACCCTATGAGCCTGTAAACACAGGAGTTAGCACTCTCTCACTTCCTCTGTGGGGTTGTACAGATATAGAATATATGCATTGTAACTGGTGACTTGCATTTGCTTAACTCTTGTTTGGTCGAATTATGAGACTAAAGGCGTTACAATACACACCTAGCCTACCATATCAACATCATACCACTGCAGTAGAATAAATAAATGAATCTTTAATGTTAAGGAATAGTAGTAATTAATTGTAGAAATCCTCCTTCATCCCATTCTAAACTCTTATATAAAAGCCATAGACATCTTGCCTTGCAAAGGATATAACTTCTTTAGAAAAAGTTCAGTACAGACTAACAAAATTCAAGGAAAGAAATacattttcacccatagggtaatAATCCCATGGAATCAACTACCTGCCAAAGCCATTAATGCAAGTTTTCTTATATATGTTGCCTCTCGCAAAAGTCAATCattagccggggggggggggggccttttttttttttttttttttttcacacgtgCGAAACATCGCCAAGCTTTTATTTTCCCAAAGAATGGCTACAGTCACTAATACTACAAAATAGTATATTAAAACTCCAATCCATACCGTAATTTATGAATATGAGAAcatgaggtgggtgtgtgagggtgacagCTGTCATCTCACCTGTACGTTGATGTAGATTGTAGCGCCCGGATGCACATACTGATAATAACAGTCTTCTTTACCCGCGTCTATGTGAATCTTGTACTCCATGGCGATCCCTGGAGCATTATCGAACGACCAGTCTTCCCCCAGGCCAAGGGAAACGAGTATGAAGAAGAGAACCCCGACAGTATTCAGCTTGGTACCGGCCATGATCACAGGTGTCTCCTGCTCTGGCGAAAGTTGTTTACCACTTGTGTTCGTAACCTCTGGTTCACTCATGACCTCGGCTTGGTCTAAGTCATCATACCTAATATTTCACAGATTTTCTTCACAAAATATCTTTTGACTAAACAATTTTCGTTAAATTAGCTGCATTATACAAACATTTATTATGTTTAGTATTGGCAGAATAACAAGATCAAACATACTATGGAAAGGATCAGAATATAAAGAAAGGCAACAGGTAGATATGCTCGTTTTCTGACGGTGAAGCAGAGACTCTTCCATTGTGGGAAGTTGAtgtcttcacctagttgtgcttgtactcgcctaactcacctagttgtgcttgtactcgcctaactcacctagttgtgcttgtactcgcctaactcacctagttgtgcttgtactcgcctaactcacctagttgtgcttgtactcccctaactcacctagttgtgcttgtactcccctaactcacctagttgtgcttgtgagggttgagctctggctctttcaccccgcctctcaactctcaatcaatcacTACAAAAATGTAACAGCTGTTACTAATTACTAACTAACTAAtttgccccccccacacacacacacacgatcatgtggtcccgggttcgatcccgggcgccggagagaaacattgggcagagtttctttcaccctatgcccctgttacctagagtaaataggtatctgggagttagtcagctgtcacgggctgactAACTGcgtcattgttccatgtatataATAAGAATGGATGACATCCCATTACCCACCCAAATGTTggaaggaggtgaagagaatgaCTTAAGGGACCCATAACATGCAACACAATAAAAAAGAGcgttgacaaactaaaagacttaAAAGCCCCAGGTGTTgatggaattcaatccaaagtcgtaaaggaactggcagatgCACTATGCATACaactgaaactccttttcagacaATCCCTGGACCAAGGGATAGTTTCCCTAGATTGGACATATgcaaatgtcacccctatttttCAAGAAAGGGacgggagacatttcccgtcacgcagggtgcagtcgcacctccacagatctccagtatcagctcttgatactggtaatggctcaaaaagggccaccacttacgggctattcatgcccgtgccatcttttgggtggcttaatcttcatcaatatatcaatcttcaagaaaggcACAAAGAGCTCGACAGAAAACTACCATCCATCAGCTGGACATCCAACCCGTCCTAAGATTTCTCAACGTGAAGCAAACGGTCAATGGAAAGTGTCCTCTCCCAACCTACCGGAGGACCCAAAaccgaaaacgggacagtacgtcactttcgtgagccactTCCATTTTCTAACATGACAGTTTTTggtcttatgtaacgcatacgatcgaaaagtgacgttctttgtaggaagacaggtttggATATcatcacatctgcaagctcacttCGAGAATCCTGAGGGAGGGACTCATCCAACATCTCACagagaacaatcttgtaaaaATCAACGCTTTAAAACGGTCACCAgctattcagacaaaggacttccggtagatgtagtttacatggactttgctaaagcttttcACAAGGTACCCCATGAAAGACTAGCAGGTTATAAACCCACGGAACCGAATACCCAtcaaagctgtaaatgccaaaacaatACCCCTAGggtaaattttttaaattttagtcCACTTCGTTTTCTATCCAGAATTGCGTATCCCGGATTCGATTTCCTGGCAGGGCATAACTGGAATATGAATCCCAGTTATGAATTCCTCTGGTATGAATTTACCAGAGGGTCACGACAAACCATCGACTTTGCTCATGATTGTGAATGACGAAATGAATGACTGGGAAGAAATCAGAGTAAGGAATCTCTTTACGGGAAATGAGACAGACATGAATGACCTACTTTGAGCATCGATGACAGCAAGCTCATTTTTAGTAAACCAATATGGCTAAGAGCTCAGCAGAATTGGAACCTTATAATTACTAGAATCAGTATTGGATTTCAACTGACACAGGATCTATGTAAAGGGTTGAAAAATTCCAGAGCCATGTATGAAGGCATTGTGAGAACCACAATTACAAAGGAATGAGAACACAAAAAGTTGCTAGCAAAGAGCATACACAAATTGAATAAagcaagagtgtgtgtatggcaagaaaaatattaaatgaaAGGTGTTTCATAACAGTAGAAGGGGTAAAAGCCTTTCACACGTGGGACCCTTCACAGGGGTAAGATAGGAACAATACGAGGCGCGATATTGCACACTGGACCACGCAAAGTTTACTTTTAACTTTATCCGAAAAAAAAACGAAAACCCTTGAGTCCCTGGGGAGCATAATCAGAACAACATCTAATGATGGACGTCACAAGAGGAGCTCTGCCAGATATATAAGCTCGAGCTCCTAGAATAttgttcagaacattgtatacatcaCCTTGCGAAAGGATGTAGATTACATCCGAAAATTTGGCTtttaatatatacatgtatattggtttattccttcaccttcattcaagtgcTACAGCAATGTAGTAAGTTTCTCCGAATAGGATAATATGCTGccaaaagtaagtaattatcaaaggcggcaccaagccgggaaggctatgtagcaccataaaAATGAAATTTGTTGGGCGACAACCATAAATTTTCAGATAAGTTGTTTAGGTCATTGTATTGACATTATTAGATCATAATGTCTGGGACAAGATGAATACAGTAATGACTAATATCCGAAATTAGATCAACATATGAAAATCTTTGGAGTAGGTTAATAGGATCATCCCATCATTTTGGATCACTCATGATGTGCACCTTAACCCAAGGACCATTAAATGCAAAAAGTGCGCATCTATTGAGATCCAGGATATTGGTTCAATCCTGTTATCTTGCTCTAAAGATTTTTTCATAGATGatgtattgtgatttcattgtttaTCAACAAACTATGTCATGATAAAAGAAAAAGGAGGCAGCTGTCCcaacttttttttataaatattgtgaagacaaggaaaacaatgaataaataactaaataaatatgagCCAATACAATACAATGTATCAAGATACACAAGTCACAAAATAACGTCAGTATGAAAGATAGTCAAATTTAGGAAAAGATCATATCTTTATTTCACTCTTACATTTTTCCTTATTTACATAATTTTTGAAGCTACTTTAAACCCAATAATGGTTCTATAACAGATTGATAATGTTACAAGTGATATTTCAATCATATTAAGAAGTGCATAAAAAACTGGGTTGTTCATTTCATCTTGGAACGCATTATTACGTTGTGTCCGTTATTTTCAACTCTTACAGCTTTTCCATAACCCTTGAAATCTGTGATCTCAAATCACAGACATCCTCTCTGAGGAAGACTTATATTACTACACTAGTTTGGTTCATGACAGTCCAAGTGCTGCCTGTACTGTGTGACAGGTTTCCTACCTTCTACAGTCTCCACTTCCTGGATAAGACAAAAATCTTCACAACACAAGGTTACCTTATGTAACCAAGATTACCATTACCTCCTAATGGCTGCTGTTCACTCTACCATTTCACAAAACAAATATGGCAGCTTTTGACATGGCAACAGTAATGCAAAATATTGGTATACATTTCAAAATTGTATATATGTACAATCATGttgtgcacacacacatactgtattGTATATGATTATATTACAGTATATGTCAAGGGCAACTACTGGTTCTCGATAGAACTTTTATCCCAGGACAGTTCAGGATGCATCAACTAGATTACAGTATCTTGCAGTGTTTGCAACTTCACGAGCTGTTATCTTCACACACAAGCTTGTATCACTCGTCTAGTCTTTTTACTTCACATAGTCATCTTGCATACAAAAACCACATCAGATAGCTCGAAGGGTTGTATTTTAGTACAGTATTTTTATTTAATATGATGATTCCACAAAAtaaagtgtaaaaaaaaaaagagctttATAGATCAATACTTTAGTACATTATTGTATTACCACTAATTATTACATTTCCTAAATCAAACACAGATGCTGATGCTCTAACATACCAATTTTATTAAGTGtctattattaacacatttacaCAAGTGAGCCAAGAAATACGTTTGCATTACAATCATCACATATCAGCCAAGAAGCAAATCTGTACCTTAGGACAGATTACTTGCCACCGATAACATACTACTGTATATGAATCTTACGACGGCCACTGCATACAACTTACAACTTGTAACAATGTTTGAAAGTTATATTAACATCCTGAATAAATCAAATAGTAACCTGAATAATGCATCTGTTTAGCAAAACCCTGCAGACAACATTTGTTGTGGTTGTGAagatatttatatagatgatatcaTGAGTAATATAGTTTTACCAAACACAAGAGCAACTGGAAGCAAAATACTTATTCGTTACATTATAAAAACTAATTAATTCAGCACAGGTTTGAACATAAAAATTGCTAGGTCACAATATTTGATCTAGACTAGGTTTAGATTTGGTGGCAGAAGCAAAGTATCAAAACACATGAGTAATCCTAAGCATTTAATGAAAGTCCCTCAAATACAGActtacagtaaaataacaatgcccTCACTCAATACATGGCACCAAGACGAGCGAGTGGCTACCATTCTCTCTTCGGAGGAAATGCCTCGCCTGCCATACCTCCTCACCCTCCGTGCTCCCACAGCAACTGGATTCACACTTGTGTGAACTCACACAATTGTGGCACCTGTGTATATTTAGCCATCGTTCAAGTCTATGCACACAAACCCTTACCTTTCACCTTGGAATTTATAACAAAGAATTCATCCATTAATCCTCAATGTTTTACTTTTTGTTTACATTATCAGTGACAATCTAATACCATCAAGTTACCTTCTATAAAACAAATCCTTATTATTTCAATGGGGAGACTATTCCCTGTAATAAATTTAAGTCCCTCTTAAAAGCTCATCTACACATTTTTAACTACAATCCTTGACACTTAATTTTTTTTCCAATCTCAATTACTTTCCAAGTATAGTACTTTCATCCTTTGGCTAAACAACACACATACCAATTTTAATTTCTCTGAATTTATGTCAACACtctaaagacaaaaaaaaaaaaaaaaaaacaattacagCTCATAAGTTCTGAGAAAACAAGTGACATATTACAGACCTAAATGCTGTACAGTAtaagtatcttcttgaggttatcttgagatgatttcggggcttttagtgtccccgcggcccggtcctcgaccaggcctccacacccaggaagcagcccgtgacagctgactaacacccaggtacctattttactgctaggtaacaggggcattcagggtgaaagaaactttgcccatttgtttctgcctcgtgcgggaatcgaacccgcgccacagaattacgagccctgcgcgctatccaccaggctacgaggcccctgtacaATGTAGAATAAAAACTCAAATGATGTAAGATGATTTAATTTATACTAGTGTTGTGAATAAAAGTTGTAATGAACACAATTGCAACttcttattattatcattaataatAATCAGaatcctggttttaaaattagatAAAACCCATTTTTAAACCCAGAATTTGAATTCTGATAGATTTCAACTGGCTAAGCCTCAATACATGGAAACAGCTACCTTGGCAATTTATGAAGTTCAACTACAATTGCTGTGCATAAGCCTAATCAAACATTGCTCTGAGCCGAGGACAATCTCTACCAGAGCAGTTGTTTAGGTTTGCAAATACAGCAATTAACAAAAGGTGGCACCAAGcctggaagactatgtagcaccatccgTGGCACCCAACAGTCAATATATTCCTAGATATCATTCAGGATGCCAACAGAACAAAAAGATATGAGACAAGCAATGTCAAAGTTATCTGATTAAACAaagattctatcaaggaacaAGTAAGTCAATGGACTATAGAGAAGGCTAGACCTTTGATCATCCTGTCAATCAGGACATTCTACGAGGTGGTGAAGGACTGtatgagggacaatgcagtttgaacAATAAAGAAGGTCTTTGTTTCATCAAGTGTCCTGGCTTTATACGATATAAATTTTAGTTTAAGACTCAACAAAATATATTGTCATATAAATAATATGGGTACCAAACGATAATACATGGCTCAATATTAATGTGTTCTTACACCATTTGAGTATTATTAACCTCTTATTTTACTCGACACCGTGTAACTACAATACTCGCTTATTTCATAACTCAAATTAATGCAATTTAGAGGTGTCGCAAGAAATTCTTCATCATTGCTTTTAGCATATGGGCAGCACTATATTAACTCTATGTTTCTAGCTTCTAATTACAGTACTTTCGTTTCTAGTCACAACTGTATATTTTGTGAAGATAAAGCAAGTAACAATCAAAAGAAGGTGCCAAGCCTGGAAGACTATTAACACCGTCTGTGGCAAAGATGAAAAGGAAGAAACAGTCTACTGCAGATGGTAAAATAGACCTTCAGTATTCAGGAAGTAACAAATGCCAAAGTAAATTTTGAATATCCAAAGACATATCCTGCCCCAATAATAATTTTGGAAAATTTGGACTTGTTTCTCACGAGCATCTCTCCAACCTTTGAGAACGAGACATGGCAAGgccattatcaggagaaagtgttaAGTGCTTTGTTAGTGCAACTATAAAGAAAATGAGGTAATAAGAAGGGGCAACAAAGCTGGCAAGGTTCTCAGGTTACATTCACATGACAAAATATTCATACAAATTTAATTTCAGCTTTTCAGTAAGGTATGCAGCAACGTACACGTGGCAAGGCCATTGGTAGGGTACACAGGATTAATAGTAAAGTTCAACATTCAAATGAGTGAATGTGCAGAGTTGCTGCCCAAATATTTGGCAAGAGGCATTGACCCAGCTCATTGTTCTTGGCATGGAAAACTGGTAAGTGAAAGAGTATCTACAGCGTCTTAGCATTATCCAAACATTCTCAATCTCTGAAGAAAAATCtttatctaaaaaaaaataaaaaaccacAGACTCTTATAACTGTCATAAACTGTATCATGCAGTAAAGTGAGGTAATTTACAACAGCATCAGCTTAAATAAACCTGAGTAAGACTTTACCTTAAAGTGTAAAGGAAACGTTTGACTGTGCACTTGCCACTGTCTATACAATGTTTGTATGGCTATTCTTTCAAAGTTTTCTCTTTCAAACATGAACTGAGATTGCCATAATATCTGTAGTCAAGACAATGGCCACCACACCAGTGGTATATGATGCAACTTATATTACACTACTTAAATCTTTGTCAACACAAGTTTTGTATGTGCCCTTCCCACTACATATAAATAATATGGTACTTTTTAATAAACTGTATGTATACTCATGTATACTTTATATAGAAATATAAATGGTTATATTTTGTGTGTGCACAAGTATGTGTCATGTGCATTCTTTATGTGCAAACATGTTTCTGTTTAcactatttttattatatatgtaaTTACCCATGTAATTACCGAATGTGTGAGAGAGTGCGCGTGTGAGTGAGTGTGCTTGTGTGCAAGTGTGAGTGAGTatgcatgtgagtgagtgagtgcacgTGTGTGTGCCTGCCTTTGTGTGTTTGTACACATGTATAGATATTAGATTTACTATACATAAATGCCTCTTCATAACTATCTAGTTTGTGACAAGAAAAAATGTCATTCCATAATAATATCTTTTCGGAGAAaaagaaaaaggtgaaaaaagagaACATATATGAAAGGTATATTCAATATATTCTGTACCTTCTCTCAAGACACATTTCACCTCATGAAACCACAACAACTATTTTGTTGACTGAGTAGCTTTTCCTTTAATGCCTTAACCTCTCATGACTACCATAAAATATTTGAGTGCTACCTATTACAGTTAATAAACTCATTTCAGCTTCAAATCTTAGAAATATAATATTGCGCTCCGTGACAACATACaaaaattttttatttattaaaggACACTAGCTGTTCTTTGTTCTCTGTGGAACTTGCTATTCCTAAGCGCAATTTTTACTACAACAGTTTCTTGACTTTGCGGTTGAGGTGCGACACTGTCTTATCTAGCTGAGAAAGTGTGTCGATTCCTGTTTGATAGACAGCATCCGAGTCTTCAGAGGCATAAACATAAAGGCAATCATCACGATGATCAAGCTGAGCATTGATACGCTTGTCTAGGATCATCTGCGAGAGTCGCCTCTCCACTTCTTCTCGTGGAAGACTAATTTGATCAGCAATGTAAGCAATCTAAAGGAAagaaaatattaattttttttttttagaaaattcaCTTGTCTAAAATTAGCAtctgcaaatttgtctaaaattcaaTAAACTCAAATACAAATCTTAATAGtaaagtgaggatggtggtggtgtcaaaGGTGGTGGCACAATACTGGTGAGGACAGTGGTgtcaaaggtggtggcacagtatAGTGAGGATGGTAGTGTCAGATGATGGCACAGTATAGTAAGAATAATGATGCCTTAGGCAGTGAAAGTAAGAATAGTATGTCCACCTTCTATCTACAgaagtatataatatataaagacAGACAGAtgtataggtgtgtgtgtttactataaaGCTTAAAATGAACTGACCTGTAATCTTTCATATGGTAAGACAATGTTGCGAAGGTTCTTCTCCATCATTGTGGTGTAGAGGTCGTCCAGAACGCTGGCTACAACCATGTCTCCAGCCAGATGCTCACCATATTGCTCACGTGTTTTCCTGCACACCAACCATTAACAAATATCTATCAAGGATCCTTCTTTACCCAATTTGCAGCTGCATTGCTAATGATATTTCTTATCACAAGCAAATTAATGTAACAAACAAGatatattaaacaatttacaagtaAGAACAGTTTATGTGAGTGTCCACAAACTGTGCTCCATTCTTGCCAGTCTGGGACAAACAGTATAACACTCACGGGAGCAAACATATTACCTGAAGTCTGCAAGAGAGGATTTGTTAGCTGCAGTTGCGATGGCGAGCATGGCTTCCACTCCCTCATCAATATCCTGAATATGACTCGGGCTTTTCACAGCTTTTTCTCCCTCCTCAGCCCTTGTGAAAATAAACAAGATAGCCTTCATTCCCTCCTCACTCCCTACAAGAACAAACAATAAAGCTAATAAAAATGAATTAGTTTAATTAAAGTTGTCTGTGTTGGAGGACGACAAGTGAGTTTCTGATCAATCCGTCAGCAAGCAAAATTttaagtatatatgtatgtgtgtgtgtgtgtgtgtgtgtattttatttatatatatatatatatatatatatatatatatatatatatatatatatatatatatatatatatatatatatatatatatatatatatatatatatatatatatattatttatttatattatatatatatatatatatatatatatatatatatatatatatatatatatatatatatatatattatttatttatattatatatatatatatatatatataaaaactaatAAAATACACACCTGTACTGGGGTAAAAATGcagctagttttttgaaggagacGAGTTCTAAGCTTTTTGAAACAACTACAGTGGCCCCCTTTCATTTACGAATTTAAttcgttcccagagacggttctCAACCCGAAACAAATTTTTCCAtaaaaaataatgtaaatttaattaatccgttccacactcctaaaaatattaacttcaaagtagAGTTCATACCTAATTCATACAGATTTAGTAcaatagtatgtacaagttattgcttacctttattgaCGACTCTTGTTGGCGAATGGAAGACTGTGAGGACCCCCtcctcaggtggtggtggtggtagtgtttaggAGAGGAGTtctcttccattataacatcaggcagtgatgacgtctctggggtacactctctctggca contains:
- the loj gene encoding transmembrane emp24 domain-containing protein B, whose amino-acid sequence is MSEPEVTNTSGKQLSPEQETPVIMAGTKLNTVGVLFFILVSLGLGEDWSFDNAPGIAMEYKIHIDAGKEDCYYQYVHPGATIYINVQVLKGGDGMAGVAVRNPKGEIVHPYSWKKSTEYEEVSQAGGYYGICIDNQFSRFAAKLINFYMTTFRYDLWEKFNKELEDMDISVNNFTHSIKGVDQRIHEMLLFQSQSRAKEARDFQLLISNNQYIQYWSLAQCIAIVGAGAMQVFFLRKLFDTQVTTKSGGRA